One genomic region from Sphingobacterium multivorum encodes:
- a CDS encoding Rpn family recombination-promoting nuclease/putative transposase, protein MNEPVYIDLVSDYAFKRIFGSEPNKDLLISLLNELFRGRKSIVDLLYEKNEYVGDSEEIGTVIFDLICTADNGDKFVIEVQRTAQINLKKRMLYYGSKLIADQAPKGKRRAWNYAITEVYIVVLMDGFTFSQADESSAVIHDICLCNRKTGRVFYEELGFIYVQLRNFIKVEAELETDLDRWLYVLRNMSKLNKIPGYLKKPIFEKLFKIAEYAKLNKEERAMYDVSLKRKWDAEAVRQYQEQQLNEAIQKGIKQGIKQGIKQGIEQGIEQGVEQGLERGAEAKSYEVVENLITELKLADDVIVRVAKVSLAFVQKVRADLARDKK, encoded by the coding sequence ATGAACGAGCCCGTTTATATAGATCTAGTTTCAGATTATGCATTTAAGCGCATTTTTGGATCTGAACCTAATAAGGATTTACTGATTTCCCTATTGAATGAGTTATTCCGTGGACGGAAAAGTATTGTCGATTTATTGTACGAAAAGAATGAATATGTAGGGGATAGTGAGGAGATCGGGACCGTGATCTTTGACCTGATCTGTACAGCTGATAATGGAGACAAGTTTGTGATTGAAGTACAGCGTACTGCACAGATAAATTTGAAAAAGCGTATGCTTTACTACGGCAGTAAGCTTATTGCGGATCAGGCTCCCAAAGGAAAACGGCGAGCGTGGAATTATGCGATAACCGAAGTGTATATCGTTGTACTTATGGATGGATTTACTTTTTCACAGGCGGATGAATCCAGCGCTGTTATTCACGATATTTGCTTGTGTAACAGGAAGACAGGTCGCGTTTTTTATGAAGAGTTAGGGTTTATTTACGTTCAATTGCGTAACTTTATAAAAGTAGAGGCGGAATTAGAAACTGATCTTGATCGTTGGCTTTATGTTTTACGTAATATGTCCAAGCTGAACAAGATACCGGGCTATCTGAAAAAGCCTATATTTGAAAAATTATTTAAAATAGCGGAATACGCAAAGTTGAATAAGGAGGAACGAGCAATGTATGATGTAAGTCTAAAACGTAAATGGGATGCTGAAGCAGTGCGCCAATATCAGGAGCAACAGCTTAACGAGGCTATTCAGAAAGGCATTAAACAAGGCATTAAACAAGGCATTAAACAAGGCATTGAACAAGGCATTGAACAAGGTGTCGAACAAGGATTGGAACGGGGCGCTGAGGCAAAAAGCTATGAGGTAGTGGAAAATTTGATTACCGAACTTAAGCTTGCTGATGATGTTATCGTGCGTGTTGCGAAGGTTTCGCTTGCTTTTGTACAGAAAGTACGGGCAGATCTAGCCAGAGACAAAAAGTAA
- a CDS encoding 1-phosphofructokinase family hexose kinase yields MAKSILTITLNPSVDKSTSVQHIVPEKKLRCEKPVYEPGGGGINVSRALKRLGLASTALFTSGGKTGSLLESLLKLEDIAIDPIRVNGETRENFIVVDSATNQQYRFGFPGEQVESNELAGIRTSIDELTDIPDFVVISGSMPAGVPPEFIRSLINTYKTKGSKILVDTSGDALRLALEEGVFLIKPNAGELAALVGKEELGHSDLDMAAQQLISEGKATLIVVSLGAQGAILYSKTEKIQLPSPVVKVRSTVGAGDSMVAGMVSVLAQQGDLEQVLQMGIACGSATTMAQGTGLFAKKDVDRLFSEIKKR; encoded by the coding sequence ATGGCAAAATCTATTTTAACAATAACCCTGAACCCATCCGTAGACAAGAGTACCAGTGTACAACATATCGTTCCCGAAAAGAAATTACGCTGCGAAAAACCTGTATATGAACCCGGTGGCGGCGGAATTAACGTATCTCGTGCCCTGAAAAGACTTGGTTTGGCTTCGACTGCTTTGTTTACATCCGGGGGAAAGACAGGCAGTCTGCTCGAAAGCTTATTAAAGCTGGAGGATATTGCTATAGATCCTATTCGGGTGAATGGCGAGACCCGCGAAAACTTTATCGTGGTTGACAGCGCAACCAATCAGCAATATCGATTCGGGTTTCCAGGCGAACAAGTTGAATCCAACGAGCTGGCGGGAATTAGGACTTCGATTGATGAACTCACGGATATCCCGGATTTTGTCGTTATCAGCGGTAGTATGCCAGCTGGAGTACCGCCCGAATTTATACGGTCACTGATTAACACGTACAAAACGAAGGGTAGTAAAATACTGGTTGACACCTCTGGCGATGCACTTCGCCTTGCCTTGGAAGAAGGTGTCTTTTTAATCAAACCGAATGCAGGAGAACTCGCGGCTCTTGTGGGAAAAGAGGAATTGGGGCATTCCGATCTGGATATGGCCGCCCAACAGCTAATTTCGGAGGGGAAAGCAACGCTAATCGTGGTCTCGCTAGGTGCCCAGGGCGCTATTTTGTATTCAAAAACAGAAAAAATCCAGCTACCTTCCCCAGTGGTGAAGGTGCGCAGTACCGTCGGAGCAGGTGACAGTATGGTTGCCGGAATGGTGTCTGTCTTAGCCCAACAAGGAGATTTGGAGCAGGTACTTCAGATGGGAATCGCCTGCGGCTCAGCGACAACAATGGCGCAGGGAACTGGCCTATTCGCCAAGAAAGATGTCGATCGGCTGTTTTCGGAAATAAAAAAAAGATAA
- a CDS encoding DUF5675 family protein, translating into MKSTIKVLRTKQGKHSTLSEIYVNNQLICYGLENIPRPVKIRGETAIPVGHYTLGFNREGAMNGRYYDDYPKMHRGMLEIRDIHNFSYVYFHKGSSYKETAGCVLVGNQYVLEDGDYRLLASGVAYKKFYPLVAELMLQGLVEVHIE; encoded by the coding sequence ATGAAATCAACGATAAAAGTACTTCGCACAAAACAGGGCAAGCATAGCACGCTGTCCGAGATTTACGTGAACAATCAATTGATCTGCTACGGTCTGGAGAATATTCCGCGTCCCGTGAAGATAAGGGGAGAGACCGCCATACCAGTCGGGCACTACACCCTGGGATTTAACCGCGAGGGGGCGATGAATGGCCGTTACTACGACGATTACCCCAAAATGCACCGAGGTATGCTTGAAATACGTGATATTCATAATTTTAGCTATGTCTACTTCCACAAAGGGAGTAGCTATAAAGAGACTGCTGGCTGTGTGCTGGTGGGCAATCAGTATGTACTGGAAGATGGCGACTACCGCCTGCTAGCCTCGGGCGTCGCCTACAAAAAGTTCTATCCGCTTGTGGCCGAACTGATGCTGCAGGGACTCGTCGAAGTGCACATCGAATGA
- a CDS encoding DUF6266 family protein, which yields MWLLPIFKTQNDKIMLVISEFKKQVKDPTRRQAAQERFRLARRFLNPLYPLILKGFAHSKCTVQAAFGRAMSHTLTNVIQGEYPDFQIAPALAKISNGMLSPLAVNTCIRTSNTIQLSWDATESNIKDYSQWDDQVMLCAYDIIGEQAAINEQQVLRKDLQMTIELPSMLHDRPVHLYLLLHDRDENLYSRSQYLGLF from the coding sequence ATGTGGCTCCTCCCGATTTTTAAAACACAAAACGATAAGATTATGCTGGTGATTTCTGAGTTTAAAAAGCAGGTTAAAGATCCGACACGTAGGCAGGCGGCACAGGAGCGCTTTCGACTGGCGCGCCGGTTTTTAAATCCACTGTATCCGCTTATCCTTAAAGGTTTTGCCCATAGCAAGTGCACGGTGCAGGCGGCTTTTGGCCGGGCCATGTCGCATACGCTGACCAATGTGATACAGGGTGAATATCCGGATTTTCAGATAGCGCCCGCCCTGGCAAAAATCAGCAATGGTATGCTGTCTCCGCTCGCGGTGAATACCTGTATACGTACGTCCAATACAATTCAGCTGAGCTGGGATGCAACCGAATCCAACATCAAAGATTATAGCCAATGGGACGACCAGGTCATGCTCTGTGCTTATGATATTATTGGCGAGCAGGCGGCCATCAACGAACAGCAGGTGTTGCGGAAGGATCTCCAGATGACGATCGAGCTGCCATCCATGCTGCATGATAGGCCGGTGCACCTGTACCTGCTCCTACATGATCGTGATGAAAACCTGTACTCCAGAAGTCAATACCTCGGTCTTTTCTAA
- a CDS encoding DUF6266 family protein: protein MATINNGVIGRASGKVGAVIASSWKSINYLKGLPKKRTKGMSEEQLIQQERFLKISKFLIPITPILQVGFGLSKTEKMTPTNVALQLNIAQAVTGTYPNFSLDYSKIEISKGSYLNGGGMEAAVSGGILSLYWDTILNSLYKTKADDQVIILVYSPEKDEFMTAPTPPTRAAGTIDIAIPAHLLGSKGHVWIFFTDRKAEKVSKSTYLGEFDLA, encoded by the coding sequence ATGGCAACAATCAACAATGGTGTAATCGGAAGAGCAAGTGGTAAAGTCGGCGCGGTGATCGCCTCGTCCTGGAAATCTATCAACTACCTCAAGGGCTTGCCCAAAAAGCGGACGAAAGGGATGTCCGAAGAACAGCTGATCCAACAGGAGCGTTTTCTGAAAATTTCCAAATTCCTGATACCGATCACGCCAATCCTGCAGGTCGGGTTTGGGCTCTCCAAAACCGAAAAGATGACACCGACCAACGTGGCACTGCAGCTCAATATCGCCCAGGCGGTAACCGGTACTTATCCAAACTTTAGCTTGGATTACAGTAAGATCGAAATTAGTAAGGGCTCTTACCTCAACGGCGGTGGCATGGAGGCTGCTGTGAGTGGCGGAATTCTTTCCCTCTACTGGGATACTATCCTCAACAGCCTTTACAAAACCAAGGCCGATGATCAGGTCATTATCTTGGTCTATTCACCTGAAAAGGATGAATTTATGACAGCGCCAACACCGCCGACCCGAGCCGCCGGTACAATAGACATCGCGATTCCTGCACACTTGCTTGGTAGCAAGGGGCACGTATGGATCTTCTTTACCGACCGCAAGGCCGAAAAAGTGTCTAAAAGTACCTATCTGGGAGAATTTGACCTGGCTTAG